In the Deinococcus ficus genome, one interval contains:
- a CDS encoding 3-isopropylmalate dehydratase large subunit, translating into MTGMTSQASRPQTMAEKILSRRSGQAVYAGDLAVVDVDQVMVVDSIAQSFIERMQRDLGALPKHPERVSIVIDHVAPASTVSVAQAQKEAREYAAATGVRLFDVGRGICHQVLMEEGLARPGWIVLGSDSHSTTYGAVAAFGTGMGATDIALAAASGKTWLRVPESVKVIFTGELQPGVTAKDAALEMIRRLGADGATYQSIEMHAGDRFTRGERMTLANLCVEAGAKVGLVVPGGEILTEYGYDIPDWVYPDAGAAYVQEIHIDLSALNPRMSAPSEVDNVHDVAELRGLKVDQVFIGTCTNGRIEDLHAAADVLRGRQVAPGTRLLVIPASSQVLEEALTDGTLLTLQRAGAVLGTPGCGPCMGRHQGVLAPGEVCVSTSNRNFIGRMGDKDAKIYLASPAVAAATAVMGRIALPQDLTRAPA; encoded by the coding sequence ATGACAGGCATGACCTCCCAAGCCTCCCGCCCGCAGACCATGGCGGAGAAGATCCTCTCCAGGCGCAGCGGCCAGGCCGTGTACGCCGGGGACCTCGCCGTGGTGGACGTCGACCAGGTGATGGTCGTGGACTCCATCGCCCAGAGCTTCATCGAACGCATGCAGCGTGACCTCGGCGCCCTCCCGAAACACCCGGAGCGCGTCAGCATCGTCATCGACCACGTCGCCCCGGCCAGCACCGTGTCCGTCGCGCAGGCGCAGAAGGAAGCCCGCGAGTACGCCGCCGCGACCGGCGTGCGCCTCTTCGACGTGGGGCGCGGCATCTGCCACCAGGTCCTGATGGAAGAAGGCCTCGCCCGGCCCGGCTGGATCGTGCTGGGCAGCGACAGCCACAGCACCACCTACGGCGCCGTGGCCGCCTTCGGCACCGGCATGGGCGCCACCGACATCGCCCTGGCAGCCGCCAGCGGCAAGACGTGGCTGCGCGTCCCGGAGAGCGTCAAGGTCATCTTCACGGGCGAGCTGCAACCCGGCGTGACTGCCAAGGACGCTGCCCTGGAAATGATCCGCCGCCTCGGCGCGGACGGCGCCACCTACCAGAGCATCGAGATGCACGCCGGCGACCGCTTCACCCGGGGCGAACGCATGACCCTGGCGAACCTGTGCGTGGAGGCCGGCGCGAAGGTCGGGCTGGTCGTACCCGGCGGCGAGATCCTGACGGAGTACGGGTACGACATCCCGGACTGGGTGTACCCGGACGCGGGCGCCGCGTACGTGCAGGAAATCCACATCGACCTGTCGGCCCTGAACCCCCGCATGAGTGCGCCCAGCGAGGTGGACAACGTGCACGACGTGGCCGAGCTGCGGGGCCTGAAGGTGGACCAGGTGTTCATCGGCACCTGCACGAACGGCCGCATCGAGGACCTGCACGCCGCGGCCGACGTGCTGCGCGGCCGGCAGGTCGCCCCGGGCACCCGCCTGCTGGTGATCCCGGCCAGCAGTCAGGTGCTGGAAGAGGCGCTGACCGACGGCACGCTGCTCACCCTGCAACGTGCCGGGGCGGTGCTGGGGACGCCCGGCTGCGGGCCGTGCATGGGCCGGCACCAGGGCGTCCTGGCGCCCGGGGAGGTGTGCGTGAGCACCTCGAACCGCAATTTCATCGGCCGGATGGGCGACAAGGACGCGAAGATCTACCTCGCGTCCCCGGCCGTGGCCGCCGCCACCGCCGTGATGGGCCGCATTGCCCTGCCGCAGGACCTGACCAGGGCGCCCGCATGA